The genomic region CGGGGTGGGGGCGCGCCGGTCGGAGGCGAAGTCGATCAGCGTGGTGTCGGTCTCGTGTCCCACCGCCGAGATCAGCGGGATGCGGCATTCCGCCGCGGCACGCACCACCACTTCCTCGTTGAAGGCCATCAGGTCTTCCAGGCTGCCACCGCCGCGCGCCACGATCAGCACGTCCGGCCGCGGCACCGTGCCGCCCTCGGGCAGCGCGTCGAAGCCGCGGATGGCGGCGGCGATCTGCGCCGCCGCGCCCTCGCCCTGCACCGGCACCGGCCAGAGCAGGATCGGGCGCGGGAAGCGGCGCAGGATGGTGGTGCGGATGTCCTGGATCACAGCGCCGCGCTCGCTGGTCACCACCCCCACCACGCGGGGCAGCAGCGGGATCGGCTGCTTGCGCTCCGGCGCGAACAGCCCTTCCTCGGCCAGCCGCTGCCGCAGCATCTCGATGCGGGCGAGCAGCGCGCCGGCGCCGGCGTATTCCATCCGCTCAATGATGAGCTGGTAGGTGGACCGTTCCCCATAGGCGGTGATGCGGCCCTGCGCGATCACCTCCACCCCGTTCTCGGGGTCCAGCCCGAGCCGCGGCACCGAGGATTTCCAGACCACGGCGGCGATCTTGCCGCCCTCGTCCTTCAGGGAGAGATAGATGTGCCCCGAGGGATAGCGCTTCAGCTCGGTGATCTCGCCGCGCACCCGCACGCGGCCGAACGCCCCTTCCAGGGTGCGCTTCACCGCCCCGGAGATCTCCGAGACGCTGTATTCCGGGATGTTGCCGGCCGGCAGGAGTCGCGTTTCGCCCATCGGGGCACCCTATGCTAGACGCCCGCCCAACTGAAGGAGGCTGCGGGATGCGCGTGCTGGTGGTTGGATCGGGCGGGCGGGAACATGCGCTCTGCTGGGCGCTGGCCGGCAGTCCGCTGCTGACGAAGCTGTGGTGCGCGCCCGGCAATGCCGGCACCGCCGAGTTCGCCGAGAACGTCCCGATCGGCGTGCTCGACATCGCCGCCCTGGTGCGATTCGCCAAAGAGCAGCAGGTCGATCTCGTGGTGCCTGGCCCGGAAGCGCCGCTGGTGGCCGGGCTTGCCGACGCGCTCGGCCTGGAAGGCATCGCCTGCTGTGGCCCCTCGGCCGCCGCCGCCCGCATCGAGGGCAGCAAGAGCTTCACCAAGGAGCTCTGCGACGCCGCCGCCATCCCGACGGCGCTGTGGGAGCGCTTCGACGACGCCGAGGCCGCCCGCGCCTTCGTGCGGCTGCGCGGCGCGCCGATCGTGGTGAAGGCCGACGGGCTCGCCGCCGGCAAGGGCGTGGTGGTGGCGGCAAGCGTGGCCGAGGCCGAAGCCGCCATCGCCGCCTTCATGGAGGAAGGCTCGCTGGGCGAGGCCGGCCGCTCGGTGGTGATCGAGGAATGCCTGGTCGGCGAGGAGGTCAGCCTGTTCGCCCTGTGCGACGGTACCCACGCGATTCCGCTCGGCGCGGCGCAGGACCACAAGCGGGTGGGGGATGGCGATACCGGCCCCAATACCGGCGGCATGGGCGCCTATTCACCGCCGCCCGCGCTGCCGCCGGCGCTGGAAGCGGCGGCGATGGAACGCATCATCCGCCCCGCGCTGGCCGAACTCGCCGCCCAGGGCACGCCGTTCCGTGGCATCCTGTTCGCCGGGCTGATGCTCACCGCCGACGGGCCCAAGCTGATCGAGTTCAACGCCCGCTTCGGCGATCCGGAATGCCAGACCCTGCTGCTGCGGCTGAAATCGGACCTGCTGGCGGCGCTGCAGGCCGCCTGTGACGGGGAACTCGCCGATTTCGACCTGCGCTGGCACGACCAGGCCGCGATCGCAGTGGTGATGGCCGCGCGCGGCTATCCCGGCGAGCCGGTGAAGGGCACCGAGATCCGGGGCATCGAGCGCGCCGCCGCGGTGCCGGGGGTGCGGGTGTTCCACGCCGGTACGCAGCGCCTGGACGGCAAGCTGGTCGCCAGCGGCGGGCGGGTGCTGACGATCTGCGCCACCGGGGCGGATCTGCGGGCGGCGCGCGATGCGGCGTACGAAGCGGTGGCGGCGCTCGACTGGCCGGAAGGGTTCTGCCGGCGCGACATCGGCTGGCGCGC from Rhodovastum atsumiense harbors:
- the xseA gene encoding exodeoxyribonuclease VII large subunit, whose amino-acid sequence is MGETRLLPAGNIPEYSVSEISGAVKRTLEGAFGRVRVRGEITELKRYPSGHIYLSLKDEGGKIAAVVWKSSVPRLGLDPENGVEVIAQGRITAYGERSTYQLIIERMEYAGAGALLARIEMLRQRLAEEGLFAPERKQPIPLLPRVVGVVTSERGAVIQDIRTTILRRFPRPILLWPVPVQGEGAAAQIAAAIRGFDALPEGGTVPRPDVLIVARGGGSLEDLMAFNEEVVVRAAAECRIPLISAVGHETDTTLIDFASDRRAPTPTAAAELAVPSRTELAADLAQKAARLTGALNRLAQERRLRLQRAERGLPDLPSLVGVARQRLDDRAVRLGLALPNFLAARRAGLDRSAARLPDLAAMLRERRAALEERGRRLLVALPALVAGRRAALVDVERHLPPPKQITEARQGAVALLGQRLRAGLQHSTAQRQQAGARVMPRLSVASIRASLREMRSRLDGVAGRLEAVSPEAVLARGYALVFDRKGTPVTSAVTVKPGTELRLHFADGDAKVTAEGGRKTRQGSLPL
- the purD gene encoding phosphoribosylamine--glycine ligase; the encoded protein is MRVLVVGSGGREHALCWALAGSPLLTKLWCAPGNAGTAEFAENVPIGVLDIAALVRFAKEQQVDLVVPGPEAPLVAGLADALGLEGIACCGPSAAAARIEGSKSFTKELCDAAAIPTALWERFDDAEAARAFVRLRGAPIVVKADGLAAGKGVVVAASVAEAEAAIAAFMEEGSLGEAGRSVVIEECLVGEEVSLFALCDGTHAIPLGAAQDHKRVGDGDTGPNTGGMGAYSPPPALPPALEAAAMERIIRPALAELAAQGTPFRGILFAGLMLTADGPKLIEFNARFGDPECQTLLLRLKSDLLAALQAACDGELADFDLRWHDQAAIAVVMAARGYPGEPVKGTEIRGIERAAAVPGVRVFHAGTQRLDGKLVASGGRVLTICATGADLRAARDAAYEAVAALDWPEGFCRRDIGWRALPA